A part of Salvelinus alpinus chromosome 23, SLU_Salpinus.1, whole genome shotgun sequence genomic DNA contains:
- the LOC139550030 gene encoding chemokine XC receptor 1-like — MDAGVNMERFPTGNLYSIVEEGFRPNSSNYGNGTNAITEFYASADYDEEYENEPCSKTDVVRFGALVTPMVLSVVIVLSLVGNLLVLVILARYEHLRSLTNAFMMNLALSDLVFTCGLPFWVSYHLNGWSYGDLTCKAVSFLFYAGYYSSGIFLILMTLHRYLAVLHPLSHLLSGSSHSQGTWSAVVSLVVWTVSLLAAMPALIFTKVIISGSNDRKHPLDPNNPYGPSDSNAPSGEQRYCDVADVSWRLWGVYQQNILFIVTLLVVCVCYSQILVRLLRPRVRVRRQRSGGYRRSQRTARLVFGLVLVFFVGWAPYNVVIFLRTLVYKSQDGGDAGSAESSTTLWQECGTSNTLDYSFYVTRLLAFSYCCLNPLFYVFVGVKFRNHLKRLLKGCCHGVTVVNNNNNFSVLNRSSRLTSQSSGEFSL; from the exons ATGGAtgctggagtcaacatggag CGGTTTCCTACAGGGAACCTGTATAGCATCGTAGAGGAAGGATTCAGACCCAATTCCTCCAACTACGGCAATGGAACCAATGCCATCACTGAATTCTACGCCAGCGCCGACTATGACGAAGAGTACGAGAATGAACCCTGTTCCAAGACAGACGTGGTCAGGTTCGGAGCCCTCGTCACACCCATGGTCCTCTCCGTGGTCATTGTGCTAAGCCTTGTGGGTAACCTGCTGGTGCTGGTGATTCTGGCCAG GTACGAGCATCTTCGGTCACTGACAAATGCGTTCATGATGAACCTGGCGTTGTCTGACCTGGTGTTCACCTGCGGCCTCCCCTTCTGGGTCTCCTATCACCTGAATGGCTGGAGCTACGGTGACCTCACCTGTAAGGCGGTCAGCTTCCTGTTCTATGCTGGCTACTacagcagtggcatcttcctcaTCCTAATGACGCTGCATCGTTACCTGGCTGTGCTCCACCCCCTGTCTCACCTGCTGTCAGGCTCCTCCCACTCTCAGGGCACCTGGAGCGCTGTTGTATCATTGGTCGTCTGGACTGTCAGTCTGTTAGCTGCTATGCCAGCTCTCATCTTTACCAAGGTCATCATCAGTGGTTCTAACGACCGTAAACATCCTCTGGACCCTAACAACCCTTATGGGCCTAGTGACTCTAACGCCCCTAGTGGTGAACAGCGGTATTGTGATGTTGCAGATGTCAGCTGGAGGCTGTGGGGGGTCTACCAGCAGAACATCCTGTTCATAGTGACATTATTAgtggtgtgtgtctgttacaGTCAGATTCTAGTCCGCCTCCTGAggcccagggttagggttagacgcCAGAGGAGCGGAGGATACAGGAGGAGTCAGAGGACTGCCCGGCTGGTCTTCGGCCTGGTCCTGGTTTTCTTTGTGGGCTGGGCGCCGTACAACGTGGTCATCTTCCTCAGGACGCTGGTGTATAAGAGTCAAGATGGCGGCGATGCTGGCAGTGCTGAGTCATCCACAACACTATGGCAGGAGTGTGGCACCAGCAACACGTTGGACTACTCCTTCTATGTGACCAGGCTGCTGGCGTTCTCCTACTGCTGTCTCAACCCTCTGTTCTACGTGTTCGTTGGGGTCAAGTTCCGGAACCACCTGAAGAGACTGTTGAAGggttgttgtcatggtgttaccgttgtcaataacaacaacaacttcAGTGTTCTGAACAGAAGCAGCAGACTGACATCACAGTCCAGTGGGGAGTTCTCACTTTAA